In one Oncorhynchus nerka isolate Pitt River linkage group LG7, Oner_Uvic_2.0, whole genome shotgun sequence genomic region, the following are encoded:
- the LOC115120361 gene encoding sodium-dependent neutral amino acid transporter SLC6A17-like: protein MLKNSKVTLGLPHSDPVTESVADLLTLAEPLDYKSSRMSMGLSPGAQPAMGKGLLPSPGDEEGRPAWNSKLQYILAQVGFSVGLGNVWRFPYLCQKNGGGAYLVPYFILLILIGIPLFFLELAVGQRIRRGSIGVWNYVYPQLGGIGVSSLMVCGFVGLYYNVIIGWSIFYFFQSFQYPLPWAECPIRVVNGSQAIIEPECEKSSATTYFWYRQTLNITSTIEDSGGLNWKMTMSLFAAWLIVCLAVIKGIQSSGKVMYFSSLFPYVVLICFLVRGLMLKGSVDGIAHMFTPRYTPPKLEKMLEPQVWREAATQVFFALGLGFGGVIAFSSYNKRDNNCHFDAALVSIINFITSILATLVVFAVLGFKANIMNEKCVVENAEKILGYLKSGVLSLELIPPHVNFSHLSAVDYQEMYGVIKTVREDSFDQLGLDPCILEDELNKSVQGTGLAFIAFTEAMTHFPASPFWSVMFFFMLINLGLGSMIGTMTGITTPVLDAFPKIRKEFLCVGCCIVAFFCGLLFVQRSGNYFVTMFDDYSAGLPLTVVVILENISVAWIYGTKRFMQDLEDMLGFRPYSFYFYMWKYVSPACLTVLIVATVIEMAVSPAGYNAWVEELASEKFLSYPPWALGVAYSLIIAAMLPLPCVFIARHFNLLSDGSNKLSVSYRKGMTKELSGLEEENESRFILGKGTPSPSPSPMPSHRPYLGPGGAQEMTNTAGYGTGTPTKTGYQNINSPESEL from the exons ATGCTTAAGAACAGCAAGGTGACCCTGGGACTCCCTCACAGTGAtccagtcactgagtcagtggCTGACCTCCTGACCCTGGCCGAGCCCCTGGACTATAAGAGCAGCCGGATGAGTATGGGTCTCAGCCCTGGGGCCCAGCCAGCCATGGGCAAGGGCCTGCTGCCTTCTCCAGGGGACGAGGAGGGGAGGCCGGCCTGGAACAGCAAGCTGCAGTATATCCTGGCCCAGGTTGGGTTTTCTGTAGGCTTGGGCAACGTCTGGAGGTTCCCTTACCTGTGTCAGAAGAATGGAGGAG gTGCATACCTGGTCCCTTACTTTATCCTCCTCATTCTCATTGGGATCCCTCTGTTCTTTCTGGAGCTGGCGGTGGGACAGAGGATCCGGCGTGGGAGCATTGGAGTGTGGAACTACGTTTACCCTCAGCTAGGAGGCATCGGGGTCTCCAGTCTAATG gtgtGTGGCTTCGTGGGCCTGTACTACAACGTGATCATCGGCTGGAGTATCTTCTACTTTTTCCAGTCCTTCCAGTACCCGCTGCCCTGGGCAGAGTGCCCCATCAGGGTGGTCAACGGAAGCCAAGCCA taATCGAACCGGAGTGTGAAAAGTCTTCTGCCACCACCTACTTCTGGTACCGGCAGACCCTGAACATCACCAGCACCATCGAGGATAGCGGAGGCCTCAACTGGAAGATGACCATGTCCCTGTTCGCCGCCTGGCTCATCGTCTGTCTGGCAGTGATCAAGGGGATTCAGTCATCTGGGAAG GTGATGTACTTcagctctctcttcccctacGTGGTGTTGATCTGTTTCCTCGTCAGAGGCCTGATGCTCAAAGGATCTGTTGACGGCATCGCTCACATGTTCACCCCAAGGTACACCCccccaaag TTGGAAAAGATGCTGGAGCCCCAGGTTTGGAGGGAGGCAGCCACCCAGGTGTTCTTCGCTCTGGGCCTTGGGTTCGGAGGGGTCATAGCCTTCTCCAGCTACAACAAACGGGACAACAACTGTCACTTTGACGCAGCGCTGGTCTCTATCATCAACTTCATCACCTCCATCCTGGCTACGCTGGTGGTGTTCGCCGTGCTGGGGTTCAAGGCCAACATCATGAACGAGAAATGTGTTGTGGA GAATGCAGAGAAGATCCTAGGTTACCTTAAGTCAGGTGTGTTGAGTCTTGAGCTGATCCCTCCCCACGTCAACTTCTCTCACCTGTCAGCTGTGGACTATCAGGAGATGTATGGAGTGATCAAGACTGTCAGGGAGGACAGCTTCGATCAGCTAGGACTGGACCCCTGTATACTGGAGGATGAACTCAACAAG TCAGTGCAGGGTACAGGCCTGGCCTTCATTGCCTTCACTGAGGCCATGACCCACTTCCCTGCCTCTCCCTTTTGGTCTGTCATGTTCTTCTTCATGCTGATTAACCTGGGGCTGGGGTCCATGATCGGCACCATGACAGGGATCACCACACCTGTACTGGACGCCTTCCCCAAGATCCGCAaggagttcctctgtg tTGGTTGTTGCATTGTGGCGTTCTTCTGTGGCCTGTTGTTCGTCCAGCGCTCCGGGAACTACTTTGTGACCATGTTTGATGACTACTCAGCTGGCCTGCCTCTCACTGTGGTGGTTATATTGGAGAATATATCTGTCGCCTGGATCTACGGCACCAAGAG gttcATGCAGGACCTAGAGGACATGTTGGGTTTCAGACCCTACTCTTTCTATTTCTATATGTGGAAGTAcgtgtctcctgcctgtctcacCGTGCTCATCGTTGCCACGGTGATAGAGATGGCCGTCAGTCCTGCAGGGTACAACGCCTGGGTGGAGGAACTG GCGTCGGAGAAGTTCCTCTCCTATCCTCCGTGGGCTCTGGGCGTGGCCTACTCCCTCATCATTGCCGCCATGCTTCCTCTCCCCTGCGTCTTCATCGCCCGCCACTTCAACCTGCTCTCTGACGGCTCCAACAAGCTGTCCGTCTCCTACCGTAAAGGCATGACCAAGGAACTCTCTGGCCTAGAGGAGGAGAACGAGTCCCGTTTCATCCTCGGTAAAGGcacccccagccccagcccctcgCCCATGCCTTCTCACCGCCCCTACCTGGGGCCCGGCGGAGCCCAGGAGATGACCAACACGGCTGGATATGGTACCGGGACACCGACCAAGACGGGTTATCAGAATATTAATTCGCCAGAGTCCGAACTATGA